From Rhodopseudomonas palustris, a single genomic window includes:
- a CDS encoding Crp/Fnr family transcriptional regulator: MPSSSGRPNNNLLRALSAQDYELIRPHVRCETKAAGELLYRPGDHVGSAYFPCGPSLVSYEVTDGDGRNVETVLVGREGAVGGIVSLGFLPAYCLIVVKFDGPFVRVPIVNIQSAKDRSPSFKNMFARYADCLMAQMFQSTACNAIHSIEQRTAKWIAAAMDRTGENLVPLTHDQLAAMLGVGRSYTSRVLQAFRQEGILTTRRGALIVDDPDKLRLRACRCNEAVKEHFDVVLRGVYPEPDDAAVA, from the coding sequence ATGCCGTCGTCTTCGGGAAGACCGAACAACAATTTATTGCGAGCTCTGAGCGCCCAGGACTACGAGCTGATCCGGCCGCATGTGAGGTGCGAGACCAAGGCTGCGGGAGAATTGCTGTATCGGCCGGGCGATCATGTCGGCAGCGCCTATTTCCCGTGCGGCCCGAGCTTGGTCTCTTATGAAGTCACCGATGGCGACGGCCGCAACGTCGAAACGGTGCTGGTGGGGCGTGAAGGAGCCGTCGGCGGCATCGTCAGCCTGGGCTTTCTGCCGGCCTATTGCCTGATCGTGGTGAAATTCGACGGTCCTTTCGTTCGCGTCCCGATCGTCAACATCCAATCCGCCAAGGATCGCTCGCCGAGCTTCAAGAACATGTTCGCACGCTACGCCGACTGCCTGATGGCTCAGATGTTCCAATCGACCGCGTGCAACGCGATTCACTCGATCGAGCAGCGCACCGCGAAATGGATCGCGGCCGCGATGGACCGGACCGGAGAAAACCTGGTGCCGCTCACCCACGACCAGCTCGCGGCGATGCTCGGTGTCGGGCGCAGCTACACCAGCCGCGTGTTGCAGGCATTTCGGCAGGAGGGCATCCTCACCACCCGCCGCGGCGCGCTGATCGTCGACGATCCCGACAAGCTGCGGCTGCGCGCCTGTCGCTGCAACGAGGCGGTGAAAGAGCATTTCGACGTCGTGCTGCGTGGCGTCTATCCCGAGCCGGACGACGCCGCCGTCGCCTGA
- a CDS encoding Crp/Fnr family transcriptional regulator — translation MKDVHRVLIDKLREHSRLSADDVNAIRNLTFALRELDSGEDLIRQGETPKGAALVVDGIVGRYHLQRNGRRQFLSFHMVGDLPDSQGIFLERMDHSICAIGHAAMAIIPHREILRMFETRPGLGFAIWRETLVDAAIFREAITNNSARTMRARMAHLFCELFYRAEASKLTDGNSMRFPISLAHLGDTLGMAIATVNRTIATLRASKTMDFRHGVLTIRNWQGLAKIGEFDPGYLHLRRAPPR, via the coding sequence ATGAAGGATGTCCATCGCGTCCTCATCGACAAACTACGCGAGCACTCCCGTCTGTCGGCCGACGATGTGAATGCAATTCGCAACCTGACCTTCGCCTTGCGAGAGCTGGACAGCGGCGAGGATCTGATTCGGCAAGGCGAAACGCCAAAAGGCGCGGCACTGGTCGTCGACGGGATCGTCGGACGGTATCATTTGCAGCGAAACGGCCGCCGACAGTTCTTATCCTTCCACATGGTCGGTGACCTGCCGGATTCGCAAGGCATCTTCCTCGAGCGGATGGATCATTCGATCTGCGCGATCGGACATGCGGCGATGGCGATCATTCCGCACCGGGAGATCCTGCGGATGTTCGAAACCCGCCCCGGCCTCGGCTTCGCGATCTGGCGCGAGACCCTGGTGGACGCCGCGATTTTTCGAGAAGCGATCACCAACAACAGCGCGCGAACGATGCGAGCCCGGATGGCCCATCTGTTTTGCGAGCTGTTCTATCGCGCCGAAGCCTCGAAGCTGACCGATGGAAACTCGATGCGGTTTCCGATCAGCCTCGCCCACCTCGGCGACACGCTGGGCATGGCGATCGCGACCGTGAACCGGACGATCGCGACATTGCGTGCATCCAAGACGATGGACTTCCGTCACGGCGTTCTGACCATCCGCAACTGGCAGGGGCTGGCGAAGATCGGCGAATTCGATCCCGGATATCTGCATCTGAGGCGGGCGCCGCCGCGCTGA
- a CDS encoding histidine phosphatase family protein, which yields MSDLCRLWLVRHAPVDGPKGVIHAPDAPVDLRDTAALGALRERLPRDAAAVASPSRRTRDTAAALGIEAQLDPDFREQDFGTWTGRRHDDLSRELGSAYDAFWQDAARLAPPGGESFVDQITRVRQGLERLSGDTVLVVHSGTIRAVLAIALDSSPDAALSFVIDPLSLTRIDRLGSGWRIDYVNRLAG from the coding sequence ATGAGCGATCTCTGCCGGCTCTGGCTGGTGCGGCATGCGCCGGTGGACGGGCCCAAGGGCGTGATCCACGCTCCGGACGCACCGGTCGACCTCCGCGACACCGCGGCACTCGGCGCGCTGCGCGAAAGGCTGCCGCGCGACGCCGCCGCGGTCGCCAGTCCGAGCCGGCGCACGCGCGACACCGCAGCGGCGCTCGGCATCGAGGCCCAGCTCGATCCGGACTTTCGCGAGCAGGATTTCGGCACATGGACCGGGCGCCGCCACGACGATCTGTCGCGTGAACTCGGCTCTGCCTATGACGCGTTCTGGCAGGATGCCGCTCGGCTGGCTCCGCCGGGGGGCGAGAGCTTCGTGGATCAGATCACGCGGGTTCGGCAGGGGCTTGAACGGTTGTCTGGTGACACCGTCCTGGTGGTCCATTCCGGCACGATCCGGGCCGTGTTGGCGATTGCGCTGGATAGCTCGCCGGACGCTGCGCTGAGTTTCGTGATCGATCCGCTGTCGCTGACGCGGATCGACCGGCTGGGCTCCGGCTGGCGGATCGACTACGTCAATCGCCTGGCCGGCTAG
- a CDS encoding cysteine-rich small domain-containing protein, whose amino-acid sequence MEPKDTTTNEAFKGFTNEACPFLPCHPGVEREFNCLFCYCPLSAYQCPGPYKTFVDRNGLTRKDCSDCTLPHNGYRRSWNFIQRWLERPVPWDGQPQDARRLKREVSDSGE is encoded by the coding sequence ATGGAGCCGAAAGACACCACCACCAACGAGGCCTTCAAGGGCTTCACCAACGAGGCCTGCCCGTTCCTGCCGTGTCATCCCGGCGTCGAACGGGAGTTCAACTGCCTGTTCTGCTACTGCCCGCTCAGCGCGTATCAGTGCCCCGGGCCGTACAAGACGTTCGTCGATCGCAACGGGCTGACGCGCAAGGATTGTTCGGACTGCACCCTGCCGCACAACGGTTATCGCCGGTCGTGGAATTTCATCCAGCGCTGGCTGGAGCGGCCGGTGCCTTGGGACGGCCAGCCGCAGGATGCTCGCCGGCTCAAGCGCGAGGTCTCGGACAGCGGCGAATAA
- a CDS encoding acyl-CoA dehydrogenase family protein yields the protein MQYRSPWMTEELDTFRDQFRKFLAKDLAPHGDKWRKQKMVDRSAWLKLGEMGALLPSVPEEYGGLGASFAYDAAVYEDMEKIVPDALSGVTVSSGIVAHYILNYGSEEQKRRWLPGMARGELIGAIAMTEPGTGSDLQSVRTTAKLDGDDYVINGQKTFITNGQNCDLIIVVARTGGAGAKGLSLIVLETKDNPGFKRGRNLDKIGLHASDTSELFFENARTPKENLLGGEEGKGFVQLMQQLPQERLIIAIGAVAAMERAVALTSEYTKDRKAFGQPVIEFQNTAFTLAERKTEAFIARVFVDFCLVQLIAGNLDAVTASMAKWWTTQKQVETVDECLQLHGGYGYMQEYPIGRMFIDSRIQKIYGGTNEVMKLLIARSL from the coding sequence ATGCAATACCGATCGCCCTGGATGACCGAAGAGCTGGACACGTTCCGCGACCAGTTTCGCAAATTCCTCGCCAAGGACCTCGCACCCCATGGCGACAAGTGGCGCAAGCAGAAGATGGTCGATCGTTCGGCCTGGCTGAAGCTCGGCGAGATGGGGGCGCTGTTGCCCAGCGTTCCGGAAGAGTACGGCGGGCTCGGCGCCAGCTTCGCCTATGATGCCGCGGTCTATGAGGACATGGAGAAGATCGTTCCGGACGCGCTGTCCGGCGTCACCGTGTCGAGCGGCATCGTGGCGCACTACATCCTCAACTACGGCTCGGAAGAGCAGAAGCGGCGTTGGCTGCCCGGCATGGCGCGCGGCGAGCTGATCGGCGCGATCGCGATGACCGAACCCGGCACCGGCTCCGACCTGCAGAGCGTGCGCACCACCGCCAAGCTCGACGGCGACGACTACGTCATCAACGGCCAGAAGACCTTCATCACCAACGGTCAGAACTGCGACCTGATCATCGTGGTCGCCCGCACCGGCGGCGCCGGCGCCAAGGGGCTGTCGCTGATCGTGCTGGAGACCAAGGACAACCCCGGTTTCAAGCGCGGTCGCAACCTCGACAAGATCGGCCTGCACGCCTCCGACACCTCCGAGCTGTTCTTCGAAAATGCCCGGACGCCGAAAGAGAACCTGCTCGGCGGCGAAGAAGGTAAGGGCTTCGTGCAACTGATGCAGCAACTGCCGCAGGAGCGGCTGATCATCGCGATCGGCGCGGTGGCGGCGATGGAGCGCGCGGTGGCGCTGACGTCGGAGTACACCAAGGACCGCAAGGCGTTCGGTCAGCCGGTCATCGAATTCCAGAACACCGCCTTCACGCTCGCCGAACGCAAGACCGAGGCGTTCATCGCACGGGTGTTCGTCGACTTCTGTCTGGTGCAGCTCATCGCCGGCAATCTCGACGCCGTCACCGCCTCGATGGCGAAATGGTGGACGACGCAGAAGCAGGTCGAGACCGTCGACGAATGCCTGCAACTGCACGGCGGCTACGGCTACATGCAGGAATATCCGATCGGCCGGATGTTCATCGATTCGCGGATCCAGAAGATCTACGGCGGCACCAACGAGGTGATGAAGCTGCTGATCGCCCGCTCGCTGTAA
- a CDS encoding MarR family winged helix-turn-helix transcriptional regulator: protein MAKSPTRNPPITEHLAYLLAQANREINRQLEARLRGEGVPVEQWRILKVLSDGKGHSMGELAEAVLLNHPTLTKMIDRMVSDSLVYRVQDPEDRRKVLMHISDRGKALTQRLNALALSQEAHIAENYGDKATAELKRLLESLIDSAT from the coding sequence GTGGCCAAATCGCCCACCCGCAATCCGCCGATCACCGAACACCTCGCCTATCTGCTGGCGCAGGCCAATCGTGAGATCAACCGCCAGCTCGAAGCGCGGCTGCGCGGCGAAGGCGTGCCGGTGGAGCAGTGGCGCATCCTCAAGGTGCTGTCCGACGGCAAGGGCCATTCGATGGGCGAACTCGCTGAGGCGGTGCTGCTCAATCATCCGACCCTGACCAAGATGATCGACCGGATGGTGTCGGATTCGCTGGTGTACCGCGTCCAGGATCCGGAGGACCGCCGCAAGGTGCTGATGCACATCTCCGATCGCGGCAAGGCGCTGACCCAGCGGCTCAATGCACTTGCGCTGAGCCAGGAGGCGCATATCGCCGAAAACTACGGCGACAAGGCCACTGCGGAACTGAAGCGTCTGCTGGAAAGCCTGATCGACAGCGCGACCTGA
- a CDS encoding substrate-binding domain-containing protein, which produces MLSAVDLGHRGFYGGPPLGLLERGVLPDAHWVEGPGDGGGAASRRARNKLRVANFVTFQGSPGLWGPASTNAALLAAAEINKRGGILGREIELVFSDAGGPIEDVARRVAQAVDYDDVDIVMGSHISAVRVALRNAIRGRVPYIYTPVYEGGERTPGVMAIGETPRWQSRPAIDWLAREKKAQRWYLIGSDYVWPWLSHRAVKTYIKDAGGQVVGEEFVPLGEDDHERHLDRIRAAKPDAVLISLIGNDSVTFNRSFAEAGLSRHILRLAGAMDETVLLGIGADNTENLFCASGYFGCYDCAANDAFRDSYRRMFGPTAPPIGSVGQSNYEGLRFLATIADKAQTLAARPLLQAARNVVYQGGRGEVTIRDGRARMTMHLAEADGLDFKLLRTF; this is translated from the coding sequence GTGCTTTCGGCTGTCGATCTCGGACATCGTGGCTTCTATGGAGGGCCGCCGCTCGGCTTGCTGGAGCGCGGCGTACTTCCCGACGCGCATTGGGTGGAAGGGCCGGGAGACGGCGGCGGCGCGGCCTCGCGCCGTGCCCGCAACAAGCTCCGCGTCGCGAACTTCGTCACCTTCCAGGGCTCGCCCGGACTGTGGGGCCCGGCCTCGACCAATGCGGCGCTGCTGGCGGCCGCGGAGATCAACAAGCGCGGCGGCATCCTCGGCCGCGAGATCGAACTGGTGTTCAGCGACGCCGGCGGTCCGATCGAGGACGTCGCCCGCCGGGTGGCGCAGGCGGTAGATTACGACGACGTCGACATCGTGATGGGCTCGCACATCAGCGCGGTGCGGGTCGCGCTGCGCAACGCCATCCGCGGCCGGGTGCCGTACATCTACACGCCGGTCTATGAAGGCGGTGAACGCACCCCCGGGGTGATGGCGATCGGCGAGACGCCGCGCTGGCAGAGCCGCCCGGCGATCGACTGGCTGGCGCGGGAGAAGAAGGCGCAGCGCTGGTATCTGATCGGCAGCGACTACGTCTGGCCCTGGCTGTCGCACCGCGCGGTGAAGACATACATCAAGGACGCCGGCGGCCAGGTGGTCGGCGAGGAGTTCGTGCCGCTCGGCGAGGATGATCACGAGCGGCATCTCGACCGCATCCGCGCCGCGAAACCCGATGCGGTGCTGATCTCGCTGATCGGCAACGACAGCGTGACGTTCAATCGCTCGTTCGCCGAAGCCGGCCTGTCGCGCCACATCCTCCGGCTCGCCGGCGCGATGGACGAGACCGTGCTGCTCGGCATCGGCGCCGACAACACCGAGAACCTGTTCTGCGCGTCGGGCTATTTCGGCTGCTACGACTGCGCCGCCAACGATGCGTTTCGCGATTCCTATCGCCGGATGTTCGGCCCGACCGCGCCGCCGATCGGCTCGGTCGGGCAGTCGAACTACGAAGGCCTGCGGTTTCTCGCCACGATCGCCGACAAGGCGCAGACGCTGGCGGCCCGTCCGCTGCTGCAGGCTGCGCGCAACGTGGTGTATCAGGGCGGGCGCGGCGAGGTGACGATCCGCGACGGGCGCGCGCGGATGACGATGCATCTGGCCGAAGCCGACGGTCTGGATTTCAAGCTGCTCCGCACGTTCTAA